A genomic segment from Acidimicrobiia bacterium encodes:
- a CDS encoding short-chain dehydrogenase, giving the protein MGALDGRVCIVTGAGRGIGREHALYLASQGAKVVVNDLGGNIDGTGADRAPAQQVVDEIKEMGGEAVANVDSVSDWEGAERLIQTAIDTFGTLHVLVNNAGILRDRVIVNMTEEEWDAVINVHLKGHFAPLHHAAAYWRQQAKAGNPLKASVIHTSSESGLFGNPGQSNYGAAKAGIAALSIIASKELARYGVRSNTIAPRARTRLTESTFGSQALSVPEGQFDIWDPANISPVVAWLAHEDCPANGETFFVFGGTVQRVKGWTFDEEHKIEKASRWTLDELLEEGKRLLG; this is encoded by the coding sequence GTGGGAGCTCTAGACGGTCGGGTGTGCATTGTGACGGGTGCTGGACGTGGAATAGGTCGTGAGCACGCCCTATATCTCGCCAGCCAGGGAGCCAAGGTTGTCGTGAACGACCTGGGAGGAAACATCGACGGAACGGGCGCTGATCGCGCACCTGCCCAGCAGGTAGTCGATGAGATAAAAGAGATGGGTGGCGAGGCTGTTGCCAACGTCGATAGTGTTAGCGATTGGGAAGGCGCCGAAAGACTGATCCAGACAGCAATCGATACATTCGGCACTCTTCATGTTCTGGTAAACAACGCCGGAATATTGCGAGATCGAGTGATCGTGAACATGACCGAGGAGGAGTGGGACGCTGTCATCAACGTCCATCTAAAAGGGCATTTTGCACCGTTGCACCACGCTGCCGCCTACTGGAGACAACAGGCAAAGGCAGGCAATCCCCTAAAAGCGTCGGTAATTCACACTTCTTCAGAGTCCGGTCTGTTCGGAAACCCGGGCCAATCTAACTACGGTGCTGCTAAGGCCGGCATCGCTGCCTTGAGCATCATTGCCTCCAAGGAATTGGCGAGATACGGAGTCCGATCGAATACTATCGCGCCTCGGGCTAGAACCAGGCTGACGGAGTCAACCTTTGGCAGCCAAGCACTCTCGGTGCCGGAGGGTCAATTTGATATTTGGGATCCAGCGAACATATCGCCGGTCGTGGCTTGGCTCGCCCACGAGGACTGCCCCGCAAATGGCGAGACGTTCTTTGTTTTCGGAGGAACCGTACAGCGTGTCAAGGGCTGGACTTTTGACGAAGAACACAAGATTGAGAAGGCTTCAAGGTGGACACTGGACGAACTGTTGGAGGAGGGCAAGCGACTTCTGGGCTGA
- a CDS encoding long-chain fatty acid--CoA ligase (activates fatty acids by binding to coenzyme A), with translation MDLIGMHAQQKGDSPALIEGERVLTWAEYRDLRNRLARSLLDLGLRPGSTLVQFLHNSIESCLVSAAASELRTTNTPINHRLKAEEVAYILEDSDATCVVSESEFLPILGEARKSVPSVSHWVVVGEDVPSWAIPFASLVEKGSSDPVEIPEESPGEAQAMIYTSGTTGKPKGAKRRGISNPASVMTWIQEFGLRPDDVHLIAGPLYHSAPLAFATLAQAMGNTSVIMRKFDAERALAELQEHKVTTTFMAPTLVKRILQVDPETFGKYDISSLRVLIVAGAPCPQKIKEDVWERIGPVLYEFYGSTELGINTILKPHETIEKPGSCGKAMPGVEIALFDEEGNEVGVNTPGELYVRRNPMVFEEYYKKPDATASAQKGEWVSVGDIAYRDEDGFYYICDRKIDMIISGGVNIYPAEIEDVLHRHPAVADVAVFGIPDEEWGEKVHAAIQPVAGAILTPEEIQRWARERLADYKVPRSISFHEDFPRDLAGKLIKRQLRDPFWADRQTKV, from the coding sequence GTGGATCTTATTGGCATGCACGCACAGCAAAAGGGAGACTCCCCAGCGCTTATAGAGGGGGAGAGGGTGTTGACGTGGGCGGAGTATCGGGACCTGAGGAACCGACTGGCCCGATCTCTCCTAGATCTCGGGCTTAGGCCTGGGTCCACCTTAGTACAGTTCTTGCATAACTCTATCGAGAGCTGCCTCGTGTCGGCGGCGGCCTCGGAGCTCAGGACAACGAATACCCCGATTAATCATCGTCTCAAGGCCGAAGAAGTCGCTTACATTCTCGAAGACTCCGACGCTACCTGTGTTGTATCGGAGTCGGAATTCCTTCCGATACTGGGCGAGGCTCGCAAGAGCGTGCCCTCTGTGTCGCACTGGGTAGTCGTTGGTGAAGACGTTCCGTCGTGGGCGATTCCTTTTGCGAGTTTGGTCGAGAAGGGCTCTTCAGATCCCGTAGAGATTCCAGAGGAAAGTCCTGGTGAAGCGCAGGCAATGATTTACACATCGGGAACAACAGGAAAGCCGAAAGGAGCGAAGCGGAGAGGGATCTCGAATCCAGCGTCTGTTATGACCTGGATTCAGGAGTTCGGTTTGAGACCTGACGATGTGCATTTGATAGCTGGGCCGCTCTACCACTCTGCACCGCTTGCATTCGCCACGCTTGCTCAGGCTATGGGAAATACCTCAGTAATAATGCGGAAGTTCGACGCAGAGCGAGCTCTAGCAGAGCTCCAGGAGCACAAGGTCACCACTACTTTTATGGCTCCGACCTTGGTAAAGCGGATTTTGCAAGTGGATCCGGAGACATTTGGAAAATACGACATCTCTAGTCTCCGCGTCCTGATAGTCGCGGGGGCGCCGTGTCCGCAAAAAATCAAAGAGGATGTGTGGGAGCGGATAGGACCCGTACTTTACGAATTCTACGGGTCCACCGAACTGGGTATAAACACGATCCTCAAGCCCCATGAAACTATAGAGAAGCCTGGTTCGTGCGGTAAGGCTATGCCTGGCGTGGAGATAGCCCTTTTTGACGAAGAGGGCAACGAGGTGGGTGTAAACACTCCGGGGGAGCTGTACGTAAGGCGCAACCCGATGGTCTTTGAAGAGTACTACAAGAAACCGGACGCAACGGCAAGCGCGCAAAAAGGTGAGTGGGTTTCGGTAGGAGACATCGCTTACAGGGACGAAGACGGCTTTTATTACATATGCGACCGGAAGATCGACATGATCATTTCTGGAGGAGTCAACATCTACCCCGCAGAGATCGAAGACGTTCTGCATCGGCATCCCGCTGTAGCAGATGTGGCGGTTTTTGGAATTCCCGACGAGGAGTGGGGCGAGAAAGTACACGCTGCTATTCAGCCTGTCGCTGGGGCCATCCTTACACCGGAAGAAATCCAGAGATGGGCCCGGGAGCGCCTCGCCGACTACAAGGTTCCCCGATCGATCAGTTTTCATGAGGACTTTCCGAGGGACTTGGCAGGAAAGCTCATAAAGCGACAGTTGAGAGATCCGTTCTGGGCCGATCGGCAAACCAAAGTCTGA
- a CDS encoding LLM class flavin-dependent oxidoreductase, whose translation MKFFVFNLMPYRDLDPSYRGPAWVDVPNKLYEPEKGHVYYNEYIDQLVEAESLGFDGVCVNEHHQNAYGNMPSPNLIASILARQTERIRIAVVGNALPLYNPPTRVAEEFAMIDVISGGRLIAGMVVGGGPEYYSFGINPTYARELFYEYHDLIIAAWTKEGPFSFEGKHVRLRKINPWPRPLQRPHPPVWIPGAGSLETMEFVASKRYSYMGIPYFHIDVFRRNFSFFREACERAGYTPDPEQAGWLVPIYVGDDDVSARREFEPHLWYFVKRLLPGITIVPPGYTSERSWLAIIENAGTFMESVETWEEIEKGEYAIVGGPETVADKLSRYIRELGVGVLLGLFQLGSMPHAQAVDNMRRFAEAVLPRLREEFAGWGGTGPTPI comes from the coding sequence ATGAAGTTCTTCGTCTTTAATTTGATGCCCTACCGAGATTTGGATCCTTCTTATCGAGGTCCTGCTTGGGTTGACGTCCCGAACAAGCTTTACGAGCCCGAGAAAGGACACGTCTATTACAACGAGTACATAGACCAGCTCGTAGAAGCCGAGTCATTAGGCTTCGATGGTGTCTGCGTAAACGAGCACCATCAGAACGCATACGGGAACATGCCAAGCCCGAACCTTATCGCATCCATCTTGGCTCGCCAGACGGAGCGCATTAGGATAGCCGTCGTAGGCAATGCTCTTCCCCTTTACAATCCGCCGACAAGAGTCGCTGAGGAGTTCGCCATGATAGACGTAATCTCTGGCGGACGACTCATTGCTGGAATGGTGGTTGGAGGGGGACCGGAGTACTACAGTTTCGGAATAAACCCTACATACGCGAGGGAGCTGTTTTACGAGTATCACGACCTAATCATTGCAGCATGGACCAAAGAAGGACCTTTCTCGTTCGAGGGAAAGCATGTAAGGCTTAGGAAGATCAATCCCTGGCCTCGGCCACTACAAAGACCTCACCCTCCGGTTTGGATCCCAGGTGCAGGCTCGCTCGAGACCATGGAGTTCGTTGCATCCAAGCGCTACTCTTACATGGGCATTCCTTACTTCCATATCGATGTGTTCCGCCGCAACTTCTCTTTTTTCAGAGAGGCGTGCGAGAGAGCGGGATACACGCCCGACCCAGAGCAGGCGGGCTGGCTCGTACCAATTTACGTCGGCGATGACGATGTATCGGCTCGCCGAGAGTTCGAGCCACACCTGTGGTATTTCGTCAAGCGCCTCCTCCCAGGGATCACCATAGTTCCACCCGGGTATACATCCGAGCGTTCATGGCTAGCGATCATAGAAAACGCAGGCACGTTCATGGAGTCTGTCGAAACTTGGGAGGAGATAGAAAAAGGTGAGTATGCCATAGTGGGGGGACCTGAGACGGTCGCCGACAAGCTCTCGCGTTATATAAGAGAACTCGGAGTCGGAGTGCTGCTGGGTCTTTTTCAGCTCGGCTCGATGCCTCATGCCCAGGCCGTCGACAACATGCGAAGGTTTGCCGAAGCAGTTCTACCTAGGTTGCGAGAAGAGTTTGCTGGGTGGGGCGGTACCGGTCCGACACCGATCTAG
- a CDS encoding SUF system NifU family Fe-S cluster assembly protein, translated as MSLEDVYKEVILDHYRSPRNQGALPSPPAIKAEGFNPLCGDEITLYLLFDNESLIDVKIESQGCSISQASASMMSEAIRNKKLEEIDDLVDRFKRMMTVREEKIHQGESEIPEGNLGSTGLGELEALQGVVKFPVRIKCATLAWNTLLEGVERWRGGHGTSSSTFVEGQTAGPPGEIK; from the coding sequence GTGTCGCTTGAGGACGTCTACAAGGAAGTCATTCTGGATCATTACAGAAGTCCTAGGAATCAGGGGGCCCTGCCATCGCCACCGGCGATCAAGGCAGAAGGTTTCAACCCCCTGTGCGGGGACGAGATCACCCTTTACTTGTTGTTCGACAACGAATCATTAATCGACGTCAAGATAGAGTCCCAGGGATGCTCGATATCTCAAGCGTCTGCATCGATGATGAGCGAGGCGATAAGGAATAAAAAGCTTGAAGAAATCGATGACCTAGTGGATCGTTTCAAGCGAATGATGACGGTACGGGAAGAAAAAATCCACCAGGGCGAGAGTGAAATCCCAGAGGGAAATTTGGGTTCGACCGGACTCGGAGAGCTGGAAGCATTACAAGGCGTAGTGAAGTTTCCGGTCAGGATCAAGTGTGCCACCCTCGCCTGGAATACGCTACTCGAAGGCGTAGAGCGGTGGCGCGGCGGCCATGGCACGTCTAGCTCTACTTTCGTAGAAGGGCAAACGGCCGGTCCTCCAGGGGAGATCAAGTAA
- a CDS encoding cysteine desulfurase: MNERSASESRFGRDLRQDFPILTRKVRSGKDLVYLDSAATSQKPLRVIQSLDAYYCLHNANVHRGVHTLAEEATEAFERARQKVAKFLRVPEPEPQRSIVFTKNASEAVNLVAYSYGLANVKEGDRLVVTLMEHHSNIVPWFLLAERTGAVVEFVGLTPEGEIDFEDFEKKLSRPVKVFGCTHASNVLGTINPVRDLVSRAKESGAITVVDGAQAAPHMPVDISAIGCDFYVATGHKMCGPTGVGILYGRRELLEEMPPFLGGGEMIADVTTQGAKWAPLPHKFEAGTPPIAEAIALGEAVDYLTDLGMERVREHEIEMVGAALEALQDVYGKNIQIYGPRSPERRGAAVSFSFYDIHPHDLATILDQEGVAVRAGHHCAKPLMGYLGVQATTRASFYIYNDEADVDALVKGLHVAKELFGVA, translated from the coding sequence ATGAACGAGCGCTCCGCTTCCGAAAGTCGCTTCGGAAGGGATCTTCGACAGGACTTCCCCATCCTCACAAGAAAAGTACGTAGCGGAAAAGACCTCGTTTACCTTGACTCCGCCGCCACCTCTCAAAAACCCCTTAGAGTGATCCAATCTCTCGATGCTTACTACTGCTTGCACAATGCAAACGTCCACCGAGGTGTGCACACACTCGCTGAAGAAGCGACCGAGGCGTTCGAGCGCGCACGACAGAAAGTGGCTAAGTTCCTCCGCGTACCAGAACCCGAGCCACAGCGCTCCATCGTTTTCACCAAAAACGCCTCCGAGGCAGTAAACCTAGTTGCCTACTCTTACGGCCTTGCCAACGTGAAGGAAGGAGACCGACTAGTTGTAACGCTCATGGAACATCACTCCAATATCGTGCCGTGGTTTTTACTTGCCGAGCGCACCGGGGCCGTCGTGGAGTTCGTAGGCTTGACGCCCGAAGGTGAGATCGACTTCGAAGACTTCGAGAAAAAGCTCAGTCGTCCTGTCAAGGTATTCGGGTGCACGCACGCATCCAATGTCTTGGGAACGATCAATCCAGTCCGAGACCTCGTTTCGAGAGCGAAAGAATCAGGGGCGATTACAGTGGTCGACGGCGCCCAGGCTGCACCCCACATGCCAGTGGATATCTCGGCTATAGGGTGCGACTTTTATGTTGCAACTGGTCACAAAATGTGCGGCCCGACCGGAGTAGGTATCCTCTATGGGCGGCGTGAACTACTCGAGGAGATGCCGCCTTTCTTAGGAGGCGGCGAGATGATTGCCGACGTCACTACCCAGGGTGCTAAGTGGGCTCCCCTACCTCACAAGTTCGAGGCGGGAACACCACCCATAGCTGAAGCCATCGCTTTGGGAGAAGCCGTCGATTACCTGACCGACCTGGGAATGGAGCGGGTGAGGGAGCATGAAATCGAGATGGTGGGCGCTGCCCTTGAAGCTCTCCAGGACGTCTATGGTAAAAATATCCAGATCTATGGACCTCGCTCTCCGGAGAGACGCGGAGCTGCAGTGAGCTTTTCCTTCTACGACATACACCCTCACGATCTGGCTACCATCCTCGATCAAGAGGGAGTCGCCGTGAGGGCAGGACACCACTGCGCTAAGCCGCTCATGGGTTATCTTGGGGTACAAGCGACTACGAGAGCAAGTTTTTACATCTACAATGACGAAGCGGATGTCGACGCCCTCGTCAAAGGGTTGCATGTAGCCAAGGAACTGTTCGGTGTCGCTTGA
- the sufC gene encoding Fe-S cluster assembly ATPase SufC has translation MNNEPAPALEVKDLWVATEDRQIVKGVSLAIYPGELHAIMGPNGSGKSTLASAIAGKPSYHITAGKIFLQGTDITEMSPDERGRAGLFLAFQYPEEIPGVTILQMLKAALTQRTGKNYAAFELRLMLQDALRELHMDPSFADRYVNEGFSGGEKKRSEILQLAVLEPVVAILDETDSGLDIDALRIVAEGIEKVRAHRPEMAILLITHYQRILRYLKPDKVHVLVDGQIVASGAAELAEELEQQGYERFLSAAVGKTQ, from the coding sequence ATGAATAACGAACCGGCTCCCGCCCTTGAAGTAAAAGACCTGTGGGTGGCGACCGAAGACCGCCAGATTGTCAAGGGGGTGTCACTCGCTATCTACCCTGGCGAGCTTCACGCCATAATGGGGCCCAACGGATCAGGGAAGTCCACCCTCGCCTCCGCTATAGCCGGGAAGCCTTCATATCACATAACCGCCGGAAAAATATTCTTGCAAGGTACCGACATCACGGAGATGAGCCCCGACGAGCGGGGCCGCGCCGGCCTGTTTCTTGCCTTTCAGTACCCAGAAGAAATCCCCGGTGTAACCATCCTGCAGATGCTAAAAGCTGCCCTCACGCAACGAACCGGCAAGAACTACGCAGCCTTTGAACTTCGTTTGATGCTGCAGGACGCCTTGAGAGAACTTCACATGGACCCATCATTCGCTGATCGCTATGTGAACGAAGGCTTTTCGGGCGGTGAGAAAAAGCGCTCGGAAATTCTCCAGCTTGCCGTATTGGAACCTGTCGTGGCCATTCTAGACGAGACAGACTCAGGCCTGGACATAGACGCACTGCGCATAGTCGCCGAGGGAATCGAAAAAGTAAGAGCGCACCGACCCGAGATGGCCATTCTCTTGATCACGCACTACCAGAGGATTCTCAGGTACTTGAAGCCAGACAAGGTACACGTGCTCGTGGACGGACAGATAGTTGCCAGCGGCGCTGCCGAGCTGGCAGAAGAATTAGAGCAGCAGGGCTACGAACGCTTTCTCTCGGCAGCTGTGGGGAAGACCCAATGA